In the genome of Triticum urartu cultivar G1812 chromosome 5, Tu2.1, whole genome shotgun sequence, one region contains:
- the LOC125555565 gene encoding BTB/POZ and MATH domain-containing protein 1-like: MDERRMVTSAIVAEEETRTHVIKIDRYSTIKELLKVGKYTTSIPFIAGDHNWVVRYFPNGNTYADNYAPGHVSVYLVLDSAGAKDVKAKFTFSVLDKGGEPVPSYIKTVTPHIFPSKGSDWGFANFIKQKDLEGSVHLNSLRIRCDVTIVKIRSEETHTNQFVVVPPSNLHRQLGDLLKSKDGADVAFRVGGEIFSAHRSVLAARSPVFKAELFGTMRERAGDPIEIHDIEADVFKSLLHFIYTDSLPESTHQGATQEDVVTASHLLVAADRYDIERLKLTCEDKLCNHIDLNMVATSLALAEQHNCHGLKEACFGFLASPSNLEAMIGSDGYQHLKSSCPSTLKELIARLLPAELMAAKDIVRSI; this comes from the coding sequence ATGGATGAGCGACGGATGGTCACGTCCGCCATTGTAGCTGAAGAAGAAACGAGGACACATGTGATCAAGATAGATAGGTACTCAACAATCAAGGAGTTGCTCAAGGTTGGCAAGTATACAACATCTATCCCTTTCATTGCCGGAGATCATAACTGGGTTGTGAGGTATTTCCCAAACGGTAACACATATGCAGATAATTACGCACCTGGGCACGTATCTGTTTATCTGGTTCTTGATTCGGCTGGTGCCAAAGATGTGAAGGCAAAATTCACCTTCAGTGTTCTTGACAAGGGTGGAGAACCAGTGCCTTCATACATCAAAACTGTGACACCACATATCTTCCCAAGCAAAGGTTCGGATTGGGGTTTTGCTAATTTTATCAAGCAGAAGGATTTGGAGGGATCAGTTCATCTAAACAGTCTCAGAATCAGGTGCGATGTCACTATTGTGAAGATCCGCAGCGAAGAGACGCATACAAATCAGTTTGTTGTGGTTCCTCCAAGCAACTTGCATCGCCAGCTTGGCGACCTCCTGAAAAGCAAGGATGGAGCAGACGTGGCCTTTCGAGTCGGCGGCGAGATATTCTCGGCTCATAGGTCCGTGCTCGCTGCTCGTTCACCGGTCTTCAAGGCGGAGCTCTTTGGCACCATGAGGGAGAGAGCTGGCGATCCGATAGAAATTCATGATATTGAAGCTGATGTGTTCAAGTCCTTGCTCCATTTCATCTACACGGACTCACTCCCTGAGAGCACTCATCAAGGTGCAACACAGGAAGATGTAGTGACAGCTAGCCATCTGCTTGTAGCGGCGGACAGGTACGACATCGAGAGGCTGAAGCTGACATGCGAGGATAAATTGTGCAATCATATTGACCTCAACATGGTTGCGACTAGTTTGGCTCTTGCCGAGCAGCATAACTGCCATGGACTCAAGGAGGCTTGCTTTGGGTTCCTTGCTTCTCCTTCAAATTTGGAGGCAATGATCGGAAGTGATGGTTACCAACATCTCAAAAGCAGTTGCCCGTCTACTCTCAAAGAGCTCATTGCTAGACTCTTGCCTGCTGAACTGATGGCAGCCAAGGATATTGTCAGGTCAATTTGA
- the LOC125555566 gene encoding BTB/POZ and MATH domain-containing protein 2-like encodes MAERRMVTSAIIAEEETRTHVIKIEGYSRTKEQLQAKNYTKSVPFKVGDHNWAVKYYPNGCTAHDYISVYLVLDSAGSKDVKAKFTFSLLDDGGEPVPSYTKTLAQHIFPSKGSDWGLPRFIEHKDLEGSVHLRGDSFRIRCDVTVMKICSKESHENQFVVVPPSNMHQQLRSLLESKDGADVAFQVDGEMISAHRSVLAARSSVFKAELFGTMREKAGDPIEIDDIEADVFKSLLHFIYTDSLPETTREDVVIASHLLVAADRYDIERLKLICEEKLCNHIDTKVVAASLALAVQHNCHGLKEACFEFLASPSNLEAMIASDGYQHLKSSCPSALKEFIARFLPVELIAAKDIIMSI; translated from the coding sequence atggctgagCGCCGGATGGTCACGTCCGCCATTATAGCTGAAGAAGAAACAAGGACACATGTGATCAAGATAGAGGGATACTCAAGAACCAAGGAGCAGCTCCAGGCCAAGAACTATACGAAATCTGTCCCTTTTAAGGTCGGAGATCACAACTGGGCTGTGAAGTATTACCCAAACGGTTGCACGGCACATGATTACATATCTGTTTATCTGGTTCTTGATTCGGCTGGTTCCAAGGATGTCAAGGCGAAATTCACCTTTAGTTTACTTGACGATGGTGGAGAACCAGTGCCTTCATACACCAAAACTCTCGCACAACATATCTTCCCAAGCAAGGGTTCAGACTGGGGTTTGCCTCGTTTTATCGAGCACAAGGATCTCGAGGGATCAGTGCATCTAAGAGGCGATAGTTTCAGAATCAGGTGCGATGTCACCGTCATGAAGATCTGTAGCAAAGAGTCACATGAGAATCAGTTTGTTGTGGTTCCTCCAAGCAACATGCATCAGCAGCTCCGTAGCCTCCTGGAAAGCAAGGATGGAGCAGACGTGGCCTTTCAAGTCGACGGCGAGATGATCTCGGCTCATAGATCTGTGCTTGCTGCTCGTTCATCTGTCTTCAAGGCAGAGCTCTTTGGTACCATGAGGGAGAAAGCTGGTGATCCGATCGAAATTGATGATATAGAAGCTGATGTGTTCAAATCCTTGCTCCATTTCATCTACACGGACTCACTCCCCGAGACAACTCGTGAAGATGTGGTGATAGCTAGCCATCTACTTGTAGCGGCGGACAGATACGACATCGAGAGGCTGAAGCTGATATGTGAGGAGAAGTTGTGCAATCACATTGACACAAAAGTTGTTGCCGCGAGTTTGGCTTTGGCCGTGCAGCATAACTGCCATGGACTCAAGGAGGCTTGCTTTGAGTTCCTTGCTTCTCCTTCCAATTTGGAGGCAATGATCGCAAGTGATGGCTACCAGCATCTCAAAAGCAGCTGCCCGTCTGCTCTCAAAGAGTTCATTGCTAGATTCTTGCCTGTTGAGCTGATAGCAGCCAAGGATATTATCATGTCAATTTGA
- the LOC125507746 gene encoding subtilisin-like protease SBT3.9, which produces MARFSELRAPCLLLLLVFLLQSSLRLQLSQGLEQSQQRRVYIVYLGERQQEDVSLVTSLHHDLLASVLGSKEAALESIVHSYRHGFSGFSAMLTESQARKIQKLPGVVSVKENTMVRMHTTRSWDFLGLSMGVDIKQEQQPNELLAAANHGDGMIIGVIDSGVWPESQSFADDGYGPPPSKWKGTCQTGANFSAHDCNRKLIGARWYAGADIDRRFLQGDFLSARDSHGHGTHTASTAGGNVVHNTSFFGLAAGTARGGAPRARIAVYKACWGTCSTASVLKGIDHAIHDGVDVLSLSLGSTDEMAALGTLGAVARGVPVIMAAGNDGPTEQTVQNSSPWLLTVAATTVDRSFLTVITLGDNRQFVAQSMYVADKGGDEFSQLLYYFNDRCDLDYINSTDIHGKVVFCYTPGPGSVSPPPKYADIAATVRRNGGKGFIFSQNNLDSLDLYAIKGPALPCVPLDFKTSYQIAVYCNRIGIPKIKISTTRTTSGSEIVAPRIASFSSRGPSPIYPGVLKPDIAAPGVYILAAAAQSSAYKSLGVSYVFDSGTSMACPHISGIVALLKSVHPDWSPAALKSALMTTAHTMDSNGVPIEANGNRAKIADPFDYGAGSVNPTKAADPGLIYDISASDYLEFFNCPQGFGPNNNCTPPDLNLPSIAIPGLKTSVMVVRTVTNVGQPNAVYKAFLEPPPGVKMAVEPAVLVFSNARRVQSFKVTFRATRRIQGSYTFGSLAWHDGGAHLVRIPIAVRVVIEELYSDAS; this is translated from the exons ATGGCAAGGTTCTCAGAGCTTAGAGCGCCATGTCTTCTGCTACTCCTTGTGTTTCTTCTCCAATCATCTCTGCGATTGCAGCTGTCGCAAGGGCTCGAGCAGAGCCAACAAAGACGG GTATACATCGTCTACCTTGGGGAGAGGCAACAGGAAGATGTCAGTCTCGTCACCTCTTTGCACCATGACTTGCTCGCTTCCGTTCTCGGAAG CAAGGAGGCGGCTCTCGAATCGATTGTCCACAGCTACAGACATGGTTTCTCGGGCTTTTCTGCAATGCTTACCGAATCACAAGCGAGAAAGATCCAGA AGTTGCCTGGAGTGGTGAGTGTGAAAGAGAACACAATGGTACGCATGCATACTACTCGGAGCTGGGATTTCCTTGGGCTGTCCATGGGCGTGGACATCAAGCAGGAGCAGCAGCCAAATGAGCTCCTTGCAGCAGCAAACCATGGAGATGGGATGATTATCGGTGTCATCGACTCAG GTGTTTGGCCTGAGTCACAGAGCTTCGCTGATGATGGCTATGGACCCCCCCCTTCAAAATGGAAGGGAACTTGCCAAACCGGTGCCAACTTCAGTGCCCACGATTGCAATCGAAAGCTCATTGGTGCGCGGTGGTATGCTGGCGCTGACATCGACAGGAGATTTCTCCAAGGTGACTTCCTGTCTGCCAGGGATTCTCATGGCCACGGCACCCACACAGCCTCCACAGCCGGTGGCAACGTCGTCCACAACACCAGCTTCTTCGGACTGGCTGCTGGAACGGCTCGTGGTGGCGCACCTCGCGCCCGGATAGCAGTGTACAAGGCTTGCTGGGGTACTTGCTCTACCGCGAGCGTTCTGAAAGGCATCGATCATGCTATCCATGACGGTGTTGACGTCCTATCACTCTCTCTCGGAAGCACGGACGAAATGGCAGCATTAGGAACGCTGGGTGCTGTGGCAAGAGGCGTCCCGGTCATCATGGCAGCTGGAAATGATGGACCTACGGAGCAAACGGTGCAGAATTCTTCACCATGGCTACTCACGGTTGCTGCAACCACGGTTGATCGATCATTCCTCACGGTTATCACCCTCGGGGATAACCGACAGTTTGTG GCACAATCCATGTATGTGGCTGATAAAGGTGGAGATGAGTTCTCTCAACTTCTGTATTACTTTAATGATAG GTGTGACCTGGACTACATAAACAGCACTGACATACACGGGAAGGTGGTATTCTGCTACACACCAGGACCAGGTAGTGTCTCTCCACCACCCAAGTATGCAGATATTGCAGCGACGGTGCGGAGAAATGGAGGGAAGGGGTTTATATTCTCACAGAATAATCTGGACTCTCTTGATCTATATGCAATTAAAGGACCAGCCCTTCCTTGCGTTCCTCTAGATTTCAAGACTAGCTATCAGATTGCTGTGTACTGCAA TCGCATTGGCATCCCAAAAATAAAGATATCAACAACCCGAACAACCAGCGGAAGTGAAATTGTTGCCCCAAGAATAGCATCTTTCTCATCAAGGGGACCTAGTCCTATCTATCCTGGGGTTCTCAAG CCTGATATCGCTGCACCTGGGGTGTACATTTTAGCCGCTGCAGCACAAAGTAGTGCTTACAAAAGTCTAGGTGTTTCCTATGTCTTTGATTCTGGAACATCCATGGCCTGCCCTCATATATCTGGGATAGTCGCTCTACTCAAATCCGTTCATCCTGACTGGTCCCCTGCCGCCCTAAAATCAGCACTAATGACAACCG CACATACCATGGACAGCAATGGGGTTCCAATAGAAGCAAATGGAAATCGTGCAAAGATCGCCGACCCATTTGATTACGGAGCAGGGTCTGTTAATCCAACCAAGGCAGCTGATCCAGGCCTGATATATGACATCAGTGCGTCAGATTACCTCGAGTTTTTCAACTGTCCACAAGGATTTGGTCCAAATAACAATTGCACACCACCTGACTTGAACCTCCCATCGATTGCCATTCCTGGCCTCAAGACATCCGTGATGGTTGTGCGCACTGTTACCAATGTTGGCCAGCCGAATGCGGTGTACAAGGCATTCTTGGAGCCTCCGCCTGGCGTCAAGATGGCTGTGGAGCCAGCAGTGCTGGTGTTCAGCAATGCAAGGAGGGTGCAGAGTTTCAAGGTGACTTTCAGGGCCACCCGAAGGATCCAGGGCAGCTACACCTTCGGTAGTTTGGCATGGCATGATGGAGGCGCCCACCTGGTTCGGATCCCGATTGCAGTTCGTGTGGTGATTGAAGAGCTCTACTCAGATGCCTCTTAA